Within the Dolichospermum compactum NIES-806 genome, the region CACCCGTTCCTAAACGAGGTGAAAAACGCAATGAGCCAGCCTATGTTCGCTATGTAGCGGAAGCACTAGCAAAACTACGAGCCGAAACAATAGAAGAAATTGCCCAGAAAACCACCCAAAATGCCTGTAGATTATTCGGTCTATCATTATAAATGATCATCAAATCTTTAGCATTAGCACCGCAAGGCGGAAGTCGAAATTCAAAAGTCAAAAGGAAGACAGTATAGGCTTCTTAACGATTTAGAATGGTTGGTTTATTCATGCCGGCTTATAAGATGCAAATGGAGGATAAAAATGTGCTAAAATTAATCCCTCCAAAACATTTAGGTCAAGCCATAATGGTAAAGGAAGGATAATAATTCCTAAAACTCAATTTGTGCTGTTATCAACCCGATATTAGCCAGTTTGAGAATTTGTGGTTTTAGCCCGCTTGATCAATCGAAGCGACCCAAATCTAAAATCCAACATTGTCTGCCCATCCACTTAAATCTCTACAAACGGATGCTCTCAATAAATCACAAACAATGGCAACCAATGTTTCACTCTCAAAAAACTTGAAAAGGTGGAAACGGCAATCCTTTGGTATATCAAACAATAAAGAAAATCGTTAAAAGTAATTGTCCACTCCAGACAATCATAGCAATATCAAATCCATAGTGCAGCCTTAAACACAACGTTGTGCTATCGAATCCTACTCCGGTGTCAGTCCCCAGTTTTGGGAATTCACAGCCAGGATCAAGTGTGAGGTGTAAAAGATGAACAAGTGTGAAGTAGAAAGAAATGTTAGGGCTGACGCGACCAAGAGGAGCTATCAGTCAAAAATATAGCAGCAGATTATTCTCAAGCTTATGGACTTCATACCTTTGAATTCATATTTTAGCACAAAGCCTTCATGGCAGACTCTCAGCTATGGCTGCGCCACGCAAGCTATCGGCTTCCTTTAAAGTTTAACCAGGTTGATAAAGGTAAAGGCATGACTAACGACGACAAATACATGGAATCCGCCTTTCTGTTACCAGACTTGATCGAAATTCAGCGTTCTAGCTTTCGTTGGTTTCTAGAAGAAGGGCTAATAGAAGAACTGAATTCTTTTAGTCCAATCACAGACTACACTGGCAAATTAGAACTGCACTTTTTAGGTAATAACTATAAACTCAAAGAACCTAAATACAGCGTTGAAGAATCCAAGCGGAGAGACAGCACCTATGCAGTGCAAATGTATGTTCCTACCCGTCTACTGAACAAAGAAACAGGAGACATTAAAGAACAAGAAGTATTTATTGGTGATCTGCCCTTGATGACAGATAGAGGCACATTTATCATTAATGGAGCCGAGCGCGTCATTGTGAATCAGATTGTGCGATCGCCTGGAGTTTACTATAAATCAGAAATTGATAAAAACGGAAGACGTACCTATTCCGCCAGCTTAATTCCTAACCGGGGCGCATGGCTCAAATTTGAAACAGATCGTAATGACTTAGTTTGGGTACGGATAGATAAAACCCGGAAACTATCAGCCCAAGTACTTCTGAAAGCACTGGGATTATCCGACAACGAAATTTTTGATGCCCTGCGCCATCCAGAATACTTCCAAAAAACCATCGAAAAAGAAGGGCAATTTTCCGAAGAAGAAGCCCTAATGGAATTATATCGAAAACTTCGTCCCGGTGAACCACCTACAGTTTTAGGTGGACAACAGCTTTTAGACTCCCGCTTCTTTGATCCTAAACGCTATGACCTGGGAAAAGTCGGTCGTTATAAACTTAACAAAAAACTGCGTCTTTCTGCCCCCGACACCATGCGCGTCCTCACCCCTGGGGACATTCTCGCCGCCATTGACTACCTGATTAACCTAGAATACGACATCGGTAGTATTGATGACATTGATCATCTCGGAAATCGCCGAGTCAGAAGCGTTGGTGAATTACTGCAAAACCAAGTCAGAGTAGGGTTAAACCGCTTAGAAAGAATTATTCGAGAACGGATGACAGTATCCGATGCCGAAGTTCTCACCCCCGCATCCCTAGTTAACCCCAAACCCTTAGTCGCAGCTATCAAAGAATTCTTTGGTTCGAGCCAACTAAGTCAGTTCATGGATCAAACCAACCCCCTAGCGGAATTGACCCATAAACGCCGCCTCAGTGCCTTGGGTCCAGGTGGTCTCACCAGAGAAAGAGCCGGGTTTGCAGTTCGAGATATTCACCCCAGCCACTACGGACGGATTTGTCCCATCGAAACACCAGAAGGACCAAACGCCGGACTCATTGGTTCATTAGCCACCCATGCCCGTGTTAACCTCTACGGTTTTCTAGAAACACCCTTTAGACCAGTAGAAAACGGCAAAGTCTTATTTGACGTTCCGCCCGTCTACATGACAGCAGACGAAGAAGACGACCTCCGCACAGCCACCGGTGACGTTCCCCTAGATGAAAACGGTTACATCAAAGGACCCCAAGTCCCAGTTCGCTATCGCCAAGACTGGACAACCACCGGACCTGAACAAGTGGATTACGTAGCAGTTTCCCCAGTGCAGATAGTCTCAGTAGCTACTAGCATGATTCCCTTCTTGGAACATGATGACGCTAACCGGGCACTGATGGGTTCTAATATGCAACGCCAAGCTGTACCCCTGTTAAAACCAGAACGCCCCTTAGTGGGAACAGGTTTAGAAGCCCAAGCCGCGAGAGACTCCGGGATGGTCATAGTGTCCCGCACAGATGGCGATGTGGTGTATGTTGATGCCACAGAAATTCGTGTCCGTGCCAGCGGTCAACTATCCGCAGCTAGTGGTAGCCAAGTTATTGAAAAAGGCCAAGAACTTAAATACAAACTTTCTAAATACCAACGTTCTAACCAAGATACCTGTTTAAACCAAAAACCATTGGTGAGAATTGGTGAAAAAGTCGTTGCTGGTCAGGTATTGGCAGATGGTTCTTCCACAGAAGGGGGAGAACTGGCATTAGGACAAAATATCGTTGTCGCCTATATGCCTTGGGAAGGTTACAACTACGAGGATGCCATTCTCATTTCCGAGCGCTTGGTGCAAGAAGATATCTATACCTCTATTCACATTGAAAAATACGAAATCGAGGCACGACAAACCAAACTCGGGCCGGAGGAAATCACCAGAGAAATTCCCAACGTCGGAGAAGATGCCCTCAGACAATTAGATGAACAAGGGATTATTCGCATTGGGGCATGGGTAGATGCTGGAGATATTCTCGTGGGTAAAGTCACCCCCAAAGGTGAATCAGACCAACCCCCAGAAGAAAAACTACTCCGCGCCATCTTTGGTGAAAAAGCCCGCGATGTCCGCGACAACTCTCTGCGAGTTCCCAATGGTGAAAAAGGTCGGGTAGTTGATGTCCGGTTATTCACCCGTGAACAAGGTGATGAACTGCCACCTGGGGCAAATATGGTAGTCCGGGTTTATGTGGCTCAAAAGCGCAAAATCCAAGTTGGCGACAAAATGGCAGGGAGACATGGTAACAAAGGGATTATTTCCCGGATTTTGCCTGCTGAAGATATGCCCTATTTAGCCGATGGTTCACCAGTAGATATTGTTCTCAATCCCTTGGGTGTACCTAGCCGGATGAACGTCGGACAGGTGTTTGAATGTTTGCTGGGTTGGGCTGGTCATAATTTGGGAGTTAGGTTCAAAATTACTCCTTTTGACGAAATGTATGGGGAAGAAACTTCCCGGCGCTTAGTTCATGGCAAACTCCAAGAAGCCAGAGACGAAACTGCGAAGGATTGGGTCTATAACCCCGATAATGCGGGGAAAATCATGGTCTATGATGGTCGCACCGGCGAACCCTTTGACCGGGCGATTACTGTCGGTGTTGCCTATATGCTCAAACTCGTGCATTTAGTTGATGACAAGATTCACGCTCGTTCCACAGGTCCCTACTCTTTGGTGACTCAGCAACCGTTGGGTGGTAAGGCTCAACAGGGTGGGCAAAGATTTGGAGAAATGGAAGTATGGGCATTGGAGGCTTTCGGCGCTGCTTATACCTTGCAGGAGTTGTTAACAGTCAAGTCCGATGATATGCAGGGACGGAATGAGGCACTGAATGCGATCGTTAAAGGTAAGGCTATTCCCCGTCCGGGTACTCCTGAATCTTTCAAGGTATTGATGCGCGAGTTACAGTCTTTGGGCTTGGATATTGCGGTACATAAGGTAGAAACCCAAGCCGATGGTAGTTCTTTGGATGTGGAGGTAGACCTGATGGCCGACCAAGCCGCTCGACGGACACCACCTAGACCCACCTATGAGTCGCTTTCCCGTGAGTCTTTGGAAGGGGACGATTAGGGAGGCAGGTGACAGGTGACAGGTGACAGGGAACAGGGAACAGGGAACAGGGAGCAGGGAACAGGGAGCAGGGGCAGGGAGCAGGGAGCAGGGAGCAGGGAGCAGGGGGCAGGGGTATAAATTAATTTACTTCTTCCTTCTTTCTTCTTCCTTCTTTATTTCTTTCTTTCTTCTTCCTTCTCCTGACTTTTGACTTTTGACTTTTGACTTTTGACTTTTGACTTTTTTAATATGAGATCCCCCCAAAATAATCAATTTGACTACGTAAAAATTGGTATAGCATCGCCAGAGCGCATCCGCCAGTGGGGTGAGCGTACCTTGCCTAATGGACAACTCGTAGGTGAAGTTACCAAGCCAGAAACCATCAATTACCGCACTCTCAAACCAGAGATGGATGGTTTGTTTTGTGAAAGAATTTTTGGACCGGCTAAGGATTGGGAGTGCCATTGCGGTAAGTACAAGCGGGTGCGCCATAGAGGGATTGTGTGCGAGCGCTGTGGTGTAGAAGTGACAGAATCCCGCGTCCGTCGTCACAGGATGGGTTTTATTAAGTTGGCTGCCCCGGTGGCTCATGTTTGGTATCTCAAGGGGATTCCTAGCTATATTGCGATTCTCCTGGATATGCCGCTGCGGGATGTGGAGCAGATTGTTTATTTCAACTCTTACTGTGTTTTAGCACCTGGTAACGCGGATACTCTCAGTTACAAGCAACTGTTAAGTGAAGACCAGTGGCTAGAAATTGAGGATGCTATCTACAGTGAAGATTCCCAGTTAGAGGGTGTGGAAGTGGGCATTGGGGCTGAGGCTCTGTTGCGGCTGTTGGCGGATATTAATTTGGAGCAGGAGGCGGAAACCCTGCGGGAAGAAATTGAGAAAGCCAAGGGACAGAAACGGGCGAAGTTAATTAAACGGCTGCGGGTAATTGATAATTTCATCGCCACCGGTTCTCACCCAGAATGGATGGTAATGGAAATTATCCCCGTGATTCCCCCAGATTTGCGCCCGATGGTGCAGTTGGATGGGGGGCGGTTTGCGACAAGCGATTTGAATGATTTGTATCGCCGGGTAATTAATCGCAACAACCGTTTGGCTAGGCTTCAGGAAATTCTCGCCCCGGAGATTATTGTCCGTAACGAGAAACGGATGCTGCAAGAGGCTGTGGACGCTTTGATTGATAATGGTCGCCGGGGACGGACGGTGGTGGGGGCTAATAACCGCCCGCTGAAGTCGTTGTCGGACATTATTGAGGGCAAACAAGGACGGTTCCGACAAAACCTGTTGGGGAAACGGGTGGACTATTCAGGGCGATCAGTAATTGTGGTCGGTCCTAAGCTGAAGATTCACCAGTGTGGACTGCCGCGAGAAATGGCGATTGAGTTGTTCCAGCCCTTTGTGATCAATCGTTTGATTCGGTCGGGGATGGTGAATAATATCAAGGCGGCGAAGAAGCTGATTTCTCGTAATGATCCCAGTGTGTGGGATGTGTTGGAAGAGGTGATTGAGGGACATCCGGTGATGTTAAACCGAGCGCCGACGCTGCACCGTTTGGGGATTCAGGCTTTTGAACCGATTTTGGTGGAGGGGAGAGCGATTCAATTGCATCCTTTGGTATGTCCGGCCTTTAATGCTGACTTTGACGGTGACCAAATGGCGGTTCATGTGCCGTTGTCGTTGGAAAGTCAAGCTGAGGCGCGGTTGTTGATGTTGGCTTCTAATAATATTTTGTCACCGGCAACAGGTAAACCGATTGTCACTCCTAGCCAAGATATGGTCTTGGGGGCGTATTATCTGACGGCGGAAAACCCCAATGCGACGAAGGGGGCTGGTAAGTATTTCTCGTCTTTGGATGATGTAATTATGGCTTATGAGGCGCAGCAGGTGGAGCTTCATGCCTATATTTACGTGCGGTTTGATGGGGAAATTGATTCGGGTGAACCGGATAATGAACCTTTGGAAATCATTGAGGACAAGGATGCTAAGGGCAAACTCAACAGTCGAACCCTGATTTATAAGTTCCGCCGGGTGCGGGAAGATGGTCAAGGAAATTTGATTTCTCAGTACATTTATACGACTCCTGGCAGGGCGATTTATAACAAGGCGATTCAGGAAGCGATAGACGCTTAACAATTTTCGATTTTGGATTGTTTGGATTATTTGATTTTGGGATTTTGGGTTGTTTGAATTTTGCAATCTAAAATCTAAAGTTGTTAAATCTAAATTTGTTAAATCCAAAATCTAAATTTGTTAAATCTAAAATCCAAAATCTAAATTTGTTAAATCCAAAATCTAAAATCTAAAATCGTATGACTAAAGCAGTTTTTCGCAATCTGGTGGTGAACAAGGGTAAATTAAGAGACTTGATTTCCTGGTCTTTTACCCATTATGGAACGGCGCGGACGGCGGTGATGGCGGATAAACTCAAGGAGTTGGGTTTTCGCTACGCGACGAAAGCTGGTGTGTCTATTAGTGTGGATGATTTGATGATTCCTCCTTCTAAGAAGGAACTGCTGGAGGCGGCGGAGACGGAAATTTTGGCGACGGAGGAACGCTATCAACGGGGGGAAATTACCGAAGTTGAACGTTTCCAAAAGGTAATTGATACTTGGAATAGTACCTCAGAAGCGCTCAAGGATGAGGTGGTGGTGCATTTCAAAAAAACCAATCCCCTCAATTCTGTGTATATGATGGCTTTTTCCGGGGCGCGGGGGAATATTTCCCAGGTGCGGCAGTTGGTGGGGATGCGGGGTTTGATGGCAGATCCCCAGGGGGAAATTATAGATTTACCAATTAAGACCAATTTCCGTGAGGGGTTGACGGTTACTGAATATATTATTTCTAGTTATGGGGCGCGGAAGGGGCTGGTGGATACGGCGCTGCGGACTGCTGACTCAGGGTACTTAACCCGGCGGTTGGTAGATGTGTCCCAGGATGTGATTGTGCGGGAGTTTGACTGTGGGACTAATCGCGGTTTGACGATTGGGGCAATGGTGGAGGGTAACAAAACCCTGATTAAACTGGCGACACGGCTAATGGGTCGAGTGGTGGGTGAGGATGTGGTGCATCCAGAAACGGGGGAAATAATTGCCCCTCGGAATACCCCCATTGATGATGACTTGGCGATCGCAATCCAAAAAGCCGGAGTCAAAAAGGTGACTGTCCGCAGTCCTTTGACCTGTGAGGCGGCGCGGTCCGTGTGTCAGCACTGCTATGGCTGGAGTTTGGCTCATGCCAAGATGGTGGATCTCGGGGAAGCTGTGGGGATTATTGCCGCCCAAAGTATTGGCGAACCGGGGACACAGTTAACCATGCGGACATTCCACACTGGAGGTGTATTCACAGGGGAAGTAGCCCAACAGGTGAGATCGCAGGTGTCAGGAACAGTAAAAATTCCCCGCAAGTTACAAACCCGTCCCTATCGGACTCGGCATGGTGAAGATGCTTTGTATGTGGAAGCCAATGGGACTTTGACGATTGAGGGGGATAAAAAATCGGGAACGGGGGAAAGCCAAGAAATTGCCGTCACCCAAGGTTCAACTCTGTATATCCACAATGGTCAACAGGTACTAGCGGATCACTTGGTAGCTGAGGTGGCACTGGGGGGCAGAACTACCAGAACCAATACAGAAAAAGCAGTTAAGGATGTGGCTTCTGACTTGGCAGGTGAGGTGAAGTTTGCCGATGTGGTGGCCGAACAAAAAACCGACCGCCAGGGCAACACCACTGTCACAGCCTCCAGAGGGGGGTTGATTTGGATTCTGTCGGGGGATGTATATAATTTACTGCCTGGGGCAGAATTGGTGGTAAAAAATGGTGATGCGATCGCTACCAATGGAGTCTTAGCGGAAACCAAATTAACCACAGTTCATGGGGGTGTGGTGCGGTTGCCAGAAGCGATTCCGGGGAAAGCCACCAGAGAAATTGAGATTATTACCGCTTCCGTAGTGTTGGATCAGGCAGCAGTGACAATCCAGAGTTCCCAAGGACGTAATAATTACCTGATTACCACTACTAATCCCAGTAATGGCGCGATATCGGAGTTTAATTTGCGGGCGACTCCAGGGGCGAAGGTGCAAAATGGTCAGGTAGTAGCAGAATTGATTGATGACCAGTACCGGACAACCACCGGGGGCTTACTGAAGTTTGCCGAAGTGGAGGTACAGAAAAAAGGTAAAGCCAAATTGGGCTATGAGGTAGTCCAGGGGGGAACGCTGCTGTGGATACCGGAAGAAACCCATGAAGTAAATAAGGATATTTCCTTGTTACGGGTGGAAGATGGACAGTATGTGGAAGCGGGGACAGAAGTAGTCCAGGACATCTTCTGTCAAACCGGTGGGGTAGTGGAAGTTACCCAAAAGAACGACATTTTGCGAGAGGTCGTGATTAAGCCCGGTGAACTGTTGATGGTGGATGATCCAGAAGCAGCGATCGCCCATGACAATACTTTCTTGCAACCCGGTGAAGAACTGCAAGGGACTGTAGCCACAGAATTGCGCTATGTCCAGTATGTCGAAACTCCCGAAGGTCCAGGGCTGCTGAGTCGTCCAGTGGTGGAATTTGCTGTCCCCACCAACCCTGATGTGCCAGCGACAACTTCCGTTAGTCAACACACCGGGCGCTCGATTCAACTCCGGGCAGTACAACGGATTCCCTACAAGGATTCCGAACGGGTGAAGTCGGTGGAAGGTGTGGAACTGCTACGGACACAGATTGTCTTAGAAATTGAGCAGGACACGGAGGGAGAACATGGCAGTTCACCTTTGGCGGCGGACATTGAACTAATTACAGACCCAGAAGATCCAGAGATTCAAAGATTACAGTTGGTGATTTTAGAGTCTTTGGTAGTACGGCGCGACATTACTGCAGATGCCACCCAAGGCAGTACCCAAACTAATTTGGAAGTGGTGGATGGTGACACTATTGAGCCTGGGTCTGTAGTAGCCCGGACGAAGATCTTGTGTAAGGAAGGGGGCATAGTCCGGGGTGTGCAACAGGGGGCGGAAACAGTGCGCCGTTGTTTGGTATTGCGTGCCAATGATTTGGTGACGGTGAATACAAATGTGTTGCCAACTGTCGGTAAAGGTGATTTGGTAGTAGAAGGAAGTGCGATCGCTCCTGGTGTCGTGGCTGCTGAGTCGGGACAGGTGGTGGAAGTCAAGGCAGAGGGGCAGGGGGCAGGGAGCAAGGGAGAAGGCACTGCGTTGTCGGCTGCTGCTTACACCATTACTCTCCGCGTTGGTCGTCCTTACCGAGTCAGCCCGGGGGCGGTGTTACAGGTAGAAGATGGGGATTTGGTGCAACGGGGTGACAACTTGGTGTTGTTGGTATTTGAACGCGCCAAAACTGGGGACATTATTCAAGGTTTGCCCCGGATTGAGGAACTGCTAGAAGCCCGTAAACCCAAGGAAGCTTGTATTTTAGCCCGTCGTCCAGGGGAAGTGAAGATTGTCTATGGCGATGGGGATGAGGTGACATCCATCACCAGAGAAGCCTACGCCATTAAGATTGTCGAAGCCAATGGCACAGTGACAGACTATCCCCTCGGACCTGGACAAAACCTGATTGTTCCCGACGGGGCGCACATAGTAGCCGGACAACCAATGACCGATGGACCCTCCAACCCCCACGAGATTCTGGAAATATTCTTCAGTTTGGGGTCGGAGGATGGGGTCTATGCCTGTGCTTCCCACGCTTTGCAGAAGGTACAAACCTTTTTGGTGAACGAAGTGCAGATGGTGTACCAATCTCAAGGGATTGACATTTCTGACAAACACATTGAGGTAATTGTCCGGCAAATGACCAACAAAGTGCGGATTGATGACGGTGGGGACACCACCATGCTACCAGGGGAACTGGTGGAACTACGGCAGGTGGAACAGGTGAACGAAGCCATGGCCATTACTGGTGGGGCTAGGGCAGAATACACTCCCATGCTGTTGGGGATTACCAAGGCATCGTTGAACACCGACAGTTTCATTTCTGCTGCTTCCTTCCAAGAAACTACCAGAGTCTTAACAGAAGCCGCCATAGAGGGCAAATCCGACTGGCTGCGGGGACTGAAGGAAAACGTGATCATTGGGCGCTTGATTCCGGCGGGAACTGGCTACAATACCTACGAAGAAGCGGGGGTAATTGACGATTACGTAGTAGACATGGGCAGTGGCATCTTAGACGAAGTGGATGATCCATTGGACATGGTGCTAGATGACCGCACAGCGAAACTCTACAACCTGGATGCACCGGGTATGGGAGATGGCGGCTTTGGCAGCAAGATAGGAGAACGGCTACTCCTCGATGAGGATGATTTAATTGCTGATGAAATTAACGACCTGGTTATAGAAGAGGACGATGATTTCGAGGAAGAAGAGGATGATGATGATTTTGATGATGAATAAACTCTAGTACCGCAGGGCGTTCGTCAAAAGTCAAAAGTCAAAACGAATATACAATCAGCTTTCCAGTAGTTTGGAATGGTCTATTTATTTCCGCCGACCTGTACTAGTTAAATAATGGATAATTGGTAATGAATAATTATCCATTATCCATTATTAAAAATCACCCAGCTTGACGGCTCATTAATCATCACTCTTTTTCAAATTTTTAATTCATTTATGACAACAGAAATAAACTTACCAACCTTAGCTAGTTTGGAATATAATGCCTACATTGATAATGATGGTGAAGTCATAGT harbors:
- a CDS encoding DNA-directed RNA polymerase subunit gamma, translating into MRSPQNNQFDYVKIGIASPERIRQWGERTLPNGQLVGEVTKPETINYRTLKPEMDGLFCERIFGPAKDWECHCGKYKRVRHRGIVCERCGVEVTESRVRRHRMGFIKLAAPVAHVWYLKGIPSYIAILLDMPLRDVEQIVYFNSYCVLAPGNADTLSYKQLLSEDQWLEIEDAIYSEDSQLEGVEVGIGAEALLRLLADINLEQEAETLREEIEKAKGQKRAKLIKRLRVIDNFIATGSHPEWMVMEIIPVIPPDLRPMVQLDGGRFATSDLNDLYRRVINRNNRLARLQEILAPEIIVRNEKRMLQEAVDALIDNGRRGRTVVGANNRPLKSLSDIIEGKQGRFRQNLLGKRVDYSGRSVIVVGPKLKIHQCGLPREMAIELFQPFVINRLIRSGMVNNIKAAKKLISRNDPSVWDVLEEVIEGHPVMLNRAPTLHRLGIQAFEPILVEGRAIQLHPLVCPAFNADFDGDQMAVHVPLSLESQAEARLLMLASNNILSPATGKPIVTPSQDMVLGAYYLTAENPNATKGAGKYFSSLDDVIMAYEAQQVELHAYIYVRFDGEIDSGEPDNEPLEIIEDKDAKGKLNSRTLIYKFRRVREDGQGNLISQYIYTTPGRAIYNKAIQEAIDA
- a CDS encoding DNA-directed RNA polymerase subunit beta'', translated to MTKAVFRNLVVNKGKLRDLISWSFTHYGTARTAVMADKLKELGFRYATKAGVSISVDDLMIPPSKKELLEAAETEILATEERYQRGEITEVERFQKVIDTWNSTSEALKDEVVVHFKKTNPLNSVYMMAFSGARGNISQVRQLVGMRGLMADPQGEIIDLPIKTNFREGLTVTEYIISSYGARKGLVDTALRTADSGYLTRRLVDVSQDVIVREFDCGTNRGLTIGAMVEGNKTLIKLATRLMGRVVGEDVVHPETGEIIAPRNTPIDDDLAIAIQKAGVKKVTVRSPLTCEAARSVCQHCYGWSLAHAKMVDLGEAVGIIAAQSIGEPGTQLTMRTFHTGGVFTGEVAQQVRSQVSGTVKIPRKLQTRPYRTRHGEDALYVEANGTLTIEGDKKSGTGESQEIAVTQGSTLYIHNGQQVLADHLVAEVALGGRTTRTNTEKAVKDVASDLAGEVKFADVVAEQKTDRQGNTTVTASRGGLIWILSGDVYNLLPGAELVVKNGDAIATNGVLAETKLTTVHGGVVRLPEAIPGKATREIEIITASVVLDQAAVTIQSSQGRNNYLITTTNPSNGAISEFNLRATPGAKVQNGQVVAELIDDQYRTTTGGLLKFAEVEVQKKGKAKLGYEVVQGGTLLWIPEETHEVNKDISLLRVEDGQYVEAGTEVVQDIFCQTGGVVEVTQKNDILREVVIKPGELLMVDDPEAAIAHDNTFLQPGEELQGTVATELRYVQYVETPEGPGLLSRPVVEFAVPTNPDVPATTSVSQHTGRSIQLRAVQRIPYKDSERVKSVEGVELLRTQIVLEIEQDTEGEHGSSPLAADIELITDPEDPEIQRLQLVILESLVVRRDITADATQGSTQTNLEVVDGDTIEPGSVVARTKILCKEGGIVRGVQQGAETVRRCLVLRANDLVTVNTNVLPTVGKGDLVVEGSAIAPGVVAAESGQVVEVKAEGQGAGSKGEGTALSAAAYTITLRVGRPYRVSPGAVLQVEDGDLVQRGDNLVLLVFERAKTGDIIQGLPRIEELLEARKPKEACILARRPGEVKIVYGDGDEVTSITREAYAIKIVEANGTVTDYPLGPGQNLIVPDGAHIVAGQPMTDGPSNPHEILEIFFSLGSEDGVYACASHALQKVQTFLVNEVQMVYQSQGIDISDKHIEVIVRQMTNKVRIDDGGDTTMLPGELVELRQVEQVNEAMAITGGARAEYTPMLLGITKASLNTDSFISAASFQETTRVLTEAAIEGKSDWLRGLKENVIIGRLIPAGTGYNTYEEAGVIDDYVVDMGSGILDEVDDPLDMVLDDRTAKLYNLDAPGMGDGGFGSKIGERLLLDEDDLIADEINDLVIEEDDDFEEEEDDDDFDDE
- the rpoB gene encoding DNA-directed RNA polymerase subunit beta, coding for MTNDDKYMESAFLLPDLIEIQRSSFRWFLEEGLIEELNSFSPITDYTGKLELHFLGNNYKLKEPKYSVEESKRRDSTYAVQMYVPTRLLNKETGDIKEQEVFIGDLPLMTDRGTFIINGAERVIVNQIVRSPGVYYKSEIDKNGRRTYSASLIPNRGAWLKFETDRNDLVWVRIDKTRKLSAQVLLKALGLSDNEIFDALRHPEYFQKTIEKEGQFSEEEALMELYRKLRPGEPPTVLGGQQLLDSRFFDPKRYDLGKVGRYKLNKKLRLSAPDTMRVLTPGDILAAIDYLINLEYDIGSIDDIDHLGNRRVRSVGELLQNQVRVGLNRLERIIRERMTVSDAEVLTPASLVNPKPLVAAIKEFFGSSQLSQFMDQTNPLAELTHKRRLSALGPGGLTRERAGFAVRDIHPSHYGRICPIETPEGPNAGLIGSLATHARVNLYGFLETPFRPVENGKVLFDVPPVYMTADEEDDLRTATGDVPLDENGYIKGPQVPVRYRQDWTTTGPEQVDYVAVSPVQIVSVATSMIPFLEHDDANRALMGSNMQRQAVPLLKPERPLVGTGLEAQAARDSGMVIVSRTDGDVVYVDATEIRVRASGQLSAASGSQVIEKGQELKYKLSKYQRSNQDTCLNQKPLVRIGEKVVAGQVLADGSSTEGGELALGQNIVVAYMPWEGYNYEDAILISERLVQEDIYTSIHIEKYEIEARQTKLGPEEITREIPNVGEDALRQLDEQGIIRIGAWVDAGDILVGKVTPKGESDQPPEEKLLRAIFGEKARDVRDNSLRVPNGEKGRVVDVRLFTREQGDELPPGANMVVRVYVAQKRKIQVGDKMAGRHGNKGIISRILPAEDMPYLADGSPVDIVLNPLGVPSRMNVGQVFECLLGWAGHNLGVRFKITPFDEMYGEETSRRLVHGKLQEARDETAKDWVYNPDNAGKIMVYDGRTGEPFDRAITVGVAYMLKLVHLVDDKIHARSTGPYSLVTQQPLGGKAQQGGQRFGEMEVWALEAFGAAYTLQELLTVKSDDMQGRNEALNAIVKGKAIPRPGTPESFKVLMRELQSLGLDIAVHKVETQADGSSLDVEVDLMADQAARRTPPRPTYESLSRESLEGDD